One window of Watersipora subatra chromosome 3, tzWatSuba1.1, whole genome shotgun sequence genomic DNA carries:
- the LOC137389719 gene encoding serine/threonine-protein kinase ULK3-like, with product MSQAKCNTTTPNSRLQTVLERRGSARVPLPVLPNYVFTERLGSGTYATVYKAYKKSGDRETVAIKCVKKSSLNRLSTENLLTEIELLKLLKHEHIVEWKDFEWDANYIYIITEFCGGGDLHSFLKSKRALHENLVRRFLQQIASALQYMREKNVTHLDLKPQNILMSNHRKLKIADFGFAHYIVGDVETKYLKGSPLYMAPEIICQKHYDAKADLWSVGVILYECLFGQPPWASKTLAELAEKVKENKSIQIPPGFDISDDCRDLVLRLLTRDPAKRISFEDFFAHPFLALDRVPNGESLPKAVEAVKLAIDADENHRTVEAIDHYLKSLDYFMGALHYETEETKKAILRDKIQQYLTRAELLRERLHTNLEKSKTAVYSLQELEELASSHAQLPAILSMQKSASQLEKEKKYPDALEKQNKCIERFLSIATGLTAGRLQELLHKHIEKSLAHAEQLSDYIKSNQSWKTHRGIKQSLTDSMKETCRVQ from the exons ATGTCTCAAGCTAAATGCAACACAACCACTCCGAATTCTAGACTTCAAACAGTTTTAGAACGAAGAGGTTCAGCTAGAGTTCCTTTACCTGTGCTTCCAAATTATGTATTCACTGAAAGGCTTGGAAGTGGAACATATGCCACCGTTTACAAGGCTTATAAAAAG TCAGGAGACCGAGAAACCGTTGCTATAAAGTGTGTGAAGAAAAGCAGCTTAAACCGGCTCTCAACAGAGAATTTGCTAACAGAGATTGAACTGCTAAAGTTACTCAAGCATGAGCATATTGTTGAGTGGAAGGACTTTGAGTGGGATgccaactacatatatataatcaCTGAGTTCTGTGGAGGCGGTGATCTGCATTCTTTTCTCAAGTCTAAGAGAGCTCTTCATGAAAATCTGGTTCGACGATTTCTCCAACAGATAG CTTCAGCGCTACAATACATGAGGGAAAAAAATGTTACTCATTTGGACTTGAAGCCCCAGAATATCCTCATGTCTAACCATAGGAAGCTCAAGATTGCGG ACTTTGGATTTGCTCACTACATTGTTGGTGATGTGGAGACAAAGTATTTGAAAGGTTCACCTCTTTATATGGCCCCAGAGATCATCTGCCAAAAGCATTATGATGCCAAGGCTGACCTTTGGTCAGTTGGTGTCATACtttatg AGTGTTTGTTTGGTCAACCGCCTTGGGCATCAAAGACCCTGGCTGAATTGGCAGAGAAGGTCAAAGAGAACAAGTCCATACAG ATCCCACCCGGATTTGATATCTCAGATGACTGCAGAGATTTGGTCCTCAGGCTTCTCACCAGAGACCCCGCTAAAAGAATTTCTTTTGAAGACTTTTTTGCACATCCTTTCCTGGCTCTGGACAGAGTACCAAACGGAGAGAGTCTTCCAAAGGCA GTAGAAGCTGTCAAGCTCGCCATAGATGCTGATGAAAATCACAGGACTGTGGAAGCGATTGATCATTATCTCAAGTCATTGGACTACTTTATGGGTGCTCTGCATT ATGAGACCGAGGAAACCAAAAAAGCGATACTGAGAGATAAAATCCAGCAGTACCTAACAAGAGCGGAGTTGTTGAGAGAGAGACTTCACACAAACCTAGAGAAAAGTAAAACAGCAGTTTATAGCCTGCAGGAGTTGG agGAATTGGCATCATCTCATGCACAGCTGCCGGCGATTCTCTCCATGCAAAAGTCAGCTTCTCAGCTG gaaaaagaaaaaaaatatcCTGATGCCttagaaaaacaaaataaatgtattGAGCGGTTCTTATCCATTGCAACAG GCCTCACTGCGGGTCGCCTACAGGAGCTCCTCCACAAGCACATTGAAAAGAGTCTCGCTCATGCAGAGCAACTGAGCGACTACATCAAATCCAACCAGTCTTGGAAAACCCACCGCGGCATCAAACAGTCTTTGACTGACA